The following coding sequences are from one Musa acuminata AAA Group cultivar baxijiao chromosome BXJ1-6, Cavendish_Baxijiao_AAA, whole genome shotgun sequence window:
- the LOC135675670 gene encoding cryptochrome-1-like, producing the protein MPGGRGGSSSNNSSSNQTSVVWFRRDLRVEDNPALAAGVRAGAVVALYIWAPEEEGSFYPGRVSRWWLSQSLHHLDSSLRSLGTPLITKRSLDTASTLLEVVRSTAATSLFFNHLYDPLSLVRDHGLKELLTAQGIRVCSFNADLLYEPWEVNDENGQPFTTFAPFWNRCLSMPYDPAAPLLPPKRVVPGDVSGCPSDILVFEDESEKGSNALLARAWSPGWRNADKSLTSFINGPLIEYSVNRRKADSASTSLLSPHLHFGELSVRKVFHLVRMKQLVWTNEGNKAAEESCDLFLKSIGLREYSRYLSFNHPYSHEKPLLVHLRFFPWVIDEDYFKAWRQGRTGYPLVDAGMRELWATGWLHDRIRVVVASFFVKVLQLPWRWGMKYFWDTLLDADLESDALGWQYISGSLPDGRELDRIDNPQFEGYKFDPHGEYVRRWLPELARLPTQWIHHPWDAPESVLQAAGVELGSNYPLPIVEIAAAVARLQEALAEMWQLEAASRAALENGTEEGLGDSSELPVIDFPREVYMEVEQEQLRINNSPASGRRHQDQMVPSMTSSLVRVEEEEVSTSSGNADADSRAEVPSHTTYGLLPQREPTDQAGMHTVRDNVTQHFNPTRLEMPEHSIGPSSGSWRERDSGVVPVWSPPTTSSCSGLLATEDGGHPHSRQLMNWGQLSQTRTRSWEVENTLQPNAIG; encoded by the exons ATGCCTGGTGgccgcggcggcagcagcagcaacaacagtaGCAGCAACCAAACTAGCGTAGTATGGTTCAGAAGGGACTTGAGGGTGGAGGACAACCCAGCCCTGGCTGCTGGGGTGAGGGCAGGGGCGGTGGTGGCCCTGTACATATGGGCTCCTGAGGAGGAGGGGTCTTTCTACCCTGGGAGGGTGTCCAGGTGGTGGCTCAGCCAGAGCCTCCACCACCTTGACTCCTCCCTCAGGAGCCTGGGCACCCCCCTCATCACCAAGAGGTCACTGGATACGGCTTCCACCCTCCTTGAGGTCGTTCGCTCCACTGCTGCCACCAGCCTCTTCTTCAACCACCTCTATG ATCCTCTCTCTCTTGTTAGGGATCATGGGCTGAAGGAACTTCTGACTGCTCAAGGCATAAGAGTTTGCTCGTTCAATGCGGATTTGCTCTATGAACCATGGGAAGTCAATGATGAAAATGGTCAACCATTTACAACTTTTGCTCCTTTCTGGAATAGATGCCTCAGCATGCCTTATGATCCAGCTGCACCTTTGTTGCCGCCGAAAAGAGTAGTACCAG GCGATGTATCAGGATGCCCTTCAGATATTCTGGTCTTTGAGGATGAGTCTGAGAAGGGAAGCAATGCCCTTCTTGCTCGAGCATGGTCACCAGGATGGCGTAATGCTGACAAGTCTCTGACTTCCTTCATTAATGGACCTTTGATTGAGTACTCTGTGAATCGAAGGAAAGCAGATAGTGCATCTACATCACTACTTTCACCTCATTTGCATTTTGGGGAGCTAAGTGTCCGCAAAGTCTTCCATCTTGTTCGTATGAAGCAGCTTGTGTGGACCAATGAGGGGAATAAAGCAGCCGAAGAGAGCTGTGATTTGTTCCTTAAATCTATTGGTCTTCGGGAGTACTCTAGATACTTGAGTTTCAACCACCCTTACAGTCATGAGAAACCTCTCTTGGTCCACCTTAGGTTCTTTCCTTGGGTGATCGATGAAGATTATTTCAAAGCTTGGAGACAAGGTAGAACGGGTTATCCTCTCGTAGATGCTGGCATGAGAGAGCTTTGGGCCACTGGCTGGCTGCATGATCGAATACGTGTGGTTGTGGCCAGCTTCTTTGTGAAGGTCTTGCAACTTCCTTGGAGGTGGGGAATGAAGTACTTTTGGGACACTTTATTAGATGCCGATCTTGAAAGTGATGCCCTGGGTTGGCAGTACATATCTGGGTCTCTTCCTGATGGTCGTGAGCTGGATCGCATTGATAACCCTCAG TTCGAGGGCTACAAGTTTGATCCGCATGGAGAATATGTACGACGTTGGCTTCCTGAGCTTGCAAGGTTACCAACTCAATGGATACACCATCCATGGGATGCACCTGAATCTGTACTACAAGCTGCAGGGGTTGAACTTGGTTCCAACTACCCTCTCCCTATTGTAGAAATTGCTGCAGCTGTAGCCAGACTTCAAGAAGCTCTTGCTGAGATGTGGCAACTAGAGGCTGCATCAAGAGCTGCACTAGAGAATGGAACAGAGGAAGGCCTTGGTGACTCATCAGAACTACCCGTAATAGATTTTCCTCGGGAGGTATATATGGAAGTGGAGCAGGAACAATTAAGGATCAACAATTCCCCAGCTTCAGGCAGGAGACATCAAGATCAGATGGTTCCAAGCATGACCTCTTCACTGGTTAGAGTTGAAGAGGAGGAAGTTTCTACTAGTTCAGGAAATGCTGATGCTGATAGCAGAGCAGAAGTACCGTCACACACAACTTACGGTCTGCTGCCTCAAAGAGAACCCACTGATCAGGCTGGCATGCATACCGTCAGAGATAATGTAACTCAACATTTCAACCCAACCAGGTTGGAGATGCCTGAACATTCCATAGGGCCATCATCTGGTAGTTGGAGGGAAAGAGACAGTGGCGTTGTTCCTGTTTGGTCCCCTCCAACAACTTCTAGCTGCTCAGGGCTTTTAGCAACCGAGGATGGTGGGCATCCACATTCCCGCCAATTGATGAATTGGGGGCAGCTTTCACAGACAAG GACGAGAAGTTGGGAGGTGGAAAACACTCTGCAGCCGAATGCCATCGGATAG